A stretch of Aspergillus nidulans FGSC A4 chromosome VI DNA encodes these proteins:
- a CDS encoding extracellular proline-rich protein (transcript_id=CADANIAT00010037), whose amino-acid sequence MRYSLVASAGILGCALALPAPQFSPFPGSGGSEGGEGGDAPTPTGAVPSGFPGGDFGGFPVPSGGATPSGFPGFPGFPGGSNGQGPFPSGFPSFPGFPGGASPSGFPGLGGDAPSPSGIPSFGGDAPSASGFPGFGGESGESGEAPAPTGTSTINVKRQFGSLGGDSALPSGIPTLGGSSDSSSSGGWFDFLSGLFGGGSDSSSGSGSDSGFGSLPSGMPSGFPTPTGGSPFPSGFPEPSQGAPGPSGFPSGAPSPSGSPFKA is encoded by the coding sequence ATGAGATACTCTCTTGTTGCATCTGCTGGCATCCTGGGCTGCGCCCTTGCCCTTCCTGCTCCTCAgttctctcctttccccgGTTCCGGCGGCAGCGAGGGTGGTGAGGGCGGCGATGCCCCTACGCCTACCGGTGCCGTTCCATCTGGCTTCCCTGGTGGTGACTTCGGTGGCTTCCCGGTGCCTTCTGGCGGTGCCACTCCCAGCGGCTTCCCCGGCTTCCCCGGCTTCCCTGGCGGTTCCAACGGACAGGGTCCTTTTCCGTCTGGCTTCCCCAGCTTCCCGGGCTTCCCTGGTGGTGCCTCTCCCTCTGGCTTCCCCGGCCTTGGCGGCGATGCCCCCTCTCCTTCTGGCATCCCCAGCTTCGGCGGTGACGCTCCCTCCGCTTCTGGCTTCCCCGGCTTTGGCGGCGAGTCTGGCGAGTCGGGTGAGGCCCCTGCTCCTACGGGCACCTCGACCATCAACGTTAAGCGCCAGTTTGGCAGCCTCGGCGGTGACTCTGCTTTACCCTCCGGAATTCCCACTCTCGGTGGCTCCAGCgacagctccagcagcggcggctggTTTGACTTCCTGAGCGgcctcttcggcggcggctcCGACTCGagctccggctccggctctgacTCTGGCTTTGGCAGCCTCCCCAGCGGCATGCCCAGCGGCTTTCCCACCCCCACTGGCGGCTCGCCTTTCCCCAGCGGTTTCCCTGAGCCCAGCCAGGGCGCTCCCGGCCCCAGCGGCTTCCCCAGTGGTGCTCCTTCGCCCAGCGGCTCCCCCTTCAAGGCGTAA
- a CDS encoding uncharacterized protein (transcript_id=CADANIAT00010038), translated as MTSQNYPREGAIPGTVDLTTTEGEASSASYGQALYPVPTDDPNDPLLWPKWKKTSILVIVSIYSFLGNCSLVGPSVYIDIYSEEFGIPHAEASGLISYPNLAFGFGSLVLVPMYLKLGRRFVTLFSMIMFVAGLIGASRATTFAGLMVARVFHGFGSGVCESLPVQLVNDIFFLHERGKRIGYYTICLCLGSTGPLYAGYMLAGGYSWRLFFYVLAAFAGALLVAAFFLVEESRFHRPEIPQASMTESDPQSNQASTEVMAEEEKGTGHATELEAVPSPSIPKRRKSFMETLKPYAPIDHDIEFFATILRSFAYFLVPAVFWVITSYGIYIGLGALTFNYTFPLLITSPPYNWPSTSSGLVAVATVLGFAVALPFTPTSDIIAAKLTKRNSHIREAEMRLPALLPGLLLAPAGLITYGLTAENTLHWTGYFAGVAMTQCGAYFFFTFTLAYAVDSYFADVSEMLIAMNLGKQAVSFGMGSYLLAWIEDSGYAVIIAGVFCAVALANNLMVAVFWIWGKSIRKHTSRGWLGSLSRREQSRTVL; from the exons ATGACATCCCAGAACTATCCCCGTGAGGGCGCAATCCCAGGGACAGTCGACCTAACCACGACCGAAGGCGAAGCCTCCAGTGCCAGTTACGGGCAAGCACTCTACCCGGTCCCTACAGATGATCCAAACGATCCCCTCTTG TGGCCAAAATGGAAGAAAACCTCCATCCTCGTTATCGTCTCCATCTACTCCTTCCTCGGCAATTGCTCCCTCGTCGGCCCATCCGTGTACATTGATATCTACAGCGAGGAATTTGGGATCCCGCACGCTGAGGCCTCAGGGCTGATTTCGTATCCCAATTTGGCATTTGGGTTCG GCTCGTTGGTGCTTGTCCCCATGTATCTTAAGCTAGGGAGGCGGTTTGTGACGCTCTTTTCTATGATCATG TTCGTAGCCGGCCTCATTGGCGCCTCTCGTGCAACCACATTCGCCGGTCTTATGGTCGCCCGCGTTTTCCATGGCTTCGGCAGCGGAGTATGCGAATCTCTGCCTGTGCAACTTGTGAACGATATATTCTTCCTACACGAGCGGGGGAAGAGGATTGGTTACTACACCA TCTGCCTTTGCCTCGGCTCTACGGGCCCCCTTTACGCGGGATACATGCTGGCGGGCGGGTACTCGTGGCGGCTTTTCTTCTACGTCCTTGCGGCGTTTGCGGGGGCGCTGCTTGTAGCTGCGTTTTTCCTGGTGGAGGAGTCGAGGTTTCATCGGCCGGAGATACCGCAGGCATCCATGACTGAGTCTGATCCCCAGAGTAATCAGGCGAGCACAGAAGTTatggcagaagaagagaaggggacGGGACATGCAACGGAGCTTGAAGCCGTCCCTAGCCCTAGCATCCCCAAGCGCCGAAAATCCTTCATGGAAACCCTTAAGCCCTACGCCCCCATCGACCATGATATAGAGTTCTTCGCCACCATCTTACGCTCCTTTGCGTATTTTCTTGTCCCCGCTGTTTTCTGGGTAATCACCAGCTACG GCATATACATCGGCCTGGGCGCCCTAACATTCAACTACACCTTCCCTCTTCTTATAACCTCGCCCCCCTACAACTGGCCGTCCACATCAAGCGGGCTGGTAGCGGTAGCGACGGTTCTCGGCTTCGCAGTCGCTCTCCCCTTTACACCAACTTCCGACATTATCGCTGCAAAATTGACGAAGAGAAACTCCCACATCCGCGAGGCAGAGATGCGCCTGCCTGCCCTCCTACCCGGTCTTCTCTTAGCCCCCGCCGGCCTAATAACCTACGGGCTAACCGCAGAGAACACCTTGCACTGGACAGGGTACTTTGCCGGTGTCGCAATGACACAGTGTGGAgcatacttcttcttcacattCACACTTGCGTATGCGGTCGACAGTTACTTTGCCGATGTGAGCGAGATGTTAATTGCGATGAACCTGGGGAAACAGGCAGTCTCGTTTGGAATGGGAAGCTACCTGTTGGCTTGGATTGAGGACAGTGGGTATGCAGTCATCATTGCGGGGGTGTTCTGCGCGGTTGCTCTAGCCAATAACCTGATGGTTGCAGTGTTTTGGATCTGGGGGAAAAGTATTAGGAAACATACTTCCAGGGGATGGTTGGGAAGTTTGTCGAGGAGAGAACAGAGTAGAACAGTACTGTGA
- the sld2 gene encoding protein sld2 (transcript_id=CADANIAT00010039): MATVTVSEISNQAAILRAELKEWERGFAAANGGKKAERGDIKKVPEIAAKYKEYSRLKSQESASSSKNDKSHSKPTDTQERSKKRKHSSPNGPEQSQSHCQTTSTPRKSAAGIFQTPSKLKTTHPADVDPYDSPSVLRRLFSPSTHMQTSSPLKTAIGPTPQRDGKALGLFDLLSESGGSTATPTAARMASLKGIAAQTPSKKRKMDTIREEDEEEEDSPRVERTPASSGKKYMLSALFATPTAWKYSSIVDDGTSRGVIGNNDVTKQSPQATRNIDHANANLETPSFLRRSTSGLTGPDPTDMSPLPVRKPQQFVGKGLSQLVQGLRDMEEERLEDEWDVLREIEIEQTGTGVDVPNSQAADPNSTGRTFKKKGQKRTTRLVKMRPVVQAKPTTTRSQPQSLSQSEPRFEHNLVSAGGSGDVDELGIDDNDLVAVAETQADGPPSGRVGIPAAFIDDDLDSLRSISEAEQDSDSDPDYDADSKPLGRSKSFSEKMKEAIGATGQGSDTKQAQERQKVKAKEKKEKENIDTNAKKPSTRKINPQAHANYRSLKIRNRGGGRNFGRFRRR; this comes from the exons ATGGCCACTGTTACCGTGTCAGAGATCTCAAACCAAGCGGCTATCCTGCGCGCCGAACTGAAGGAGTGGGAGCGGGGATTTGCAGCCGCCAATGGAGGCAAGAAGGCAGAACGAGGAGACATCAAGAAAGTTCCTGAAATTG CTGCCAAATATAAAGAATATTCCCGATTGAAATCCCAAGAATCGGCATCGAGCAGCAAGAACGACAAGTCGCATTCGAAGCCCACTGATACCCAAGAACGATCAAAAAAGCGCAAACACTCCTCGCCAAACGGACCAGAACAGAGTCAAAGCCATTGCCAGACGACATCTACGCCACGAAAATCCGCAGCCGGTATCTTCCAGACACCCTCGAAACTAAAGACTACACATCCGGCAGATGTCGATCCTTACGATTCCCCGTCTGTGCTACGGCGGCTCTTCAGCCCCTCGACGCATATGCAAACCTCCTCGCCCCTGAAGACAGCTATTGGGCCGACACCGCAGCGGGATGGAAAAGCACTCGGCCTCTTTGACCTCCTCTCCGAGTCGGGCGGTAGCACCGCAACGCCAACCGCAGCCCGGATGGCAAGTCTCAAGGGAATTGCTGCGCAGACGCCatcgaagaagcggaagatggATACTATaagggaagaagatgaggaggaggaggattcGCCTCGAGTGGAGCGAACGCCCGCCTCGTCCGGGAAGAAGTATATGCTTTCAGCTCTTTTTGCGACGCCTACAGCTTGGAAATACTCTTCGATTGTCGACGATGGGACTTCAAGAGGAGTTATCGGGAATAATGATGTTACGAAACAGAGTCCGCAGGCTACTCGAAATATTGATCACGCCAATGCGAACCTTGAAACACCGTCTTTCCTCCGCCGATCCACGTCTGGTCTAACGGGCCCTGACCCAACGGACATGAGCCCATTACCCGTCCGCAAACCACAGCAATTCGTGGGGAAGGGCCTGTCTCAACTTGTACAGGGCTTACGTGACATGGAGGAAGAACGATTAGAAGATGAATGGGACGTGCTTCGGGAGATTGAAATCGAGCAAACGGGAACAGGCGTCGACGTACCGAATAGTCAGGCCGCGGATCCGAACTCGACGGGGCGTACATTCAAAAAGAAAGGCCAGAAACGCACGACCAGACTAGTAAAGATGAGACCTGTTGTTCAAGCAAAACCGACAACAACCAGATCCCAACCTCAGTCTCTATCTCAGTCTGAGCCTCGATTCGAACACAATCTTGTCTCCGCTGGCGGATCCGGTGACGTTGATGAGCTAGGAATAGACGACAACGACCTAGTCGCTGTTGCGGAAACTCAAGCAGATGGCCCGCCCTCTGGGCGTGTTGGTATCCCAGCTGCCTTTATAGACGATGATTTAGACTCGCTTCGTTCAATCTCTGAAGCAGAGCAAGATTCAGACTCAGATCCGGACTACGATGCAGACTCGAAACCATTAGGTAGGAGCAAGAGTTTCTCGGAGAAAATGAAGGAGGCTATTGGGGctacagggcaaggcagcgATACGAAACAAGCACAAGAACGgcagaaggtgaaggcaaaagagaagaaagagaaagagaacatCGATACGAACGCTAAGAAGCCGTCCACAAGGAAGATCAATCCTCAAGCCCACGCAAACTATAGGTCGTTGAAAATCCGAAATAGAGGGGGTGGTCGCAATTTCGGACGGTTTCGACGGAGGTGA
- a CDS encoding RING finger domain protein (transcript_id=CADANIAT00010040), which produces MTDDGDIQQQILQRTLQEVTQEQQQREVVSDPCVICLEPISEPAVAISCNHANFDFLCLVNWLEQRRNCPLCKSEVSSVKYELVHPDGPKIYQLPDTFPSTGVSSTGHINPHGRLPRNPRRPRRARSPSLQTPNDPLLRRQHVYRHRLYSLRVGSNRLSQYREFTPEMFNRDEELVSRARKWIRRELRVFEFLHPDASSSPSSVARPGRQRLESRRGNNAEFLLEYIIAILRTVDIKGSAGQAEELLRDFLGRDNASLFLHELQAWLRSPYTSLEDWDRNVQYDDPDSPAQRAHHDPRTSSRNPTPIYRGAARNSRGRVNKPQYSRGSERYGRAPDSFARRVQYARDRYIPD; this is translated from the exons ATgaccgatgatggcgatatCCAACAGCAGATTCTGCAGCGAACCCTGCAAGAGGTAACGCAGGAGCAGCAACAGCGGGAAGTTGTGTCGGATCCCTGCGTTATCTGCCTGGAACCCATCAGCGAACCCGCTGTAGCAATATCTTGCAACCATGCGAACTTTGACTTTCTCTGCCTGGTGAactggctggagcagcggCGCAACTGTCCACTCT GCAAGAGTGAAGTATCCTCGGTCAAGTACGAGCTTGTGCATCCTGACGGACCAAAAATCTATCAGCTTCCTGATACTTTCCCTTCAACCGGTGTATCGTCAACAGGCCATATCAACCCACATGGTCGACTACCTCGAAATCCCCGTCGGCCGCGACGCGCGCGAAGCCCTTCCCTTCAAACGCCCAACGACCCCCTCCTTCGCAGACAGCATGTCTACCGCCACCGGCTCTACTCCCTCCGTGTGGGCTCTAATCGCCTTTCTCAATACCGCGAATTTACACCGGAAATGTTCAACAGAGACGAAGAGTTAGTATCGCGAGCGCGCAAATGGATCCGGCGAGAGCTGCGGGTGTTTGAGTTTCTTCATCCCGACgcttcatcctccccctcctctgTAGCTCGACCGGGACGGCAGCGGCTCGAAAGCCGCCGTGGCAACAATGCGGAGTTTCTCCTGGAGTATATCATTGCTATCCTCCGAACGGTGGATATTAAAGGTAGCGCGGGGCAGGCGGAGGAACTCCTGAGAGATTTCTTGGGCCGGGATAATGCTTCTTTGTTCCTGCATGAGCTCCAGGCTTGGCTAAGAAGCCCGTATACTTCTTTAGAAGACTGGGATCGCAACGTCCAGTATGATGATCCAGACTCGCCTGCTCAGCGCGCCCATCATGATCCTCGAACTTCTAGTCGGAATCCTACTCCGATCTATAGAGGCGCGGCACGGAATTCTCGCGGCCGAGTTAACAAGCCCCAGTATTCCCGTGGCTCAGAGCGTTATGGTAGAGCTCCGGATTCCTTTGCAAGGAGGGTCCAATATGCGCGGGATCGTTATATTCCGGACTGA
- a CDS encoding rRNA 2'-O-methyltransferase fibrillarin-like protein (transcript_id=CADANIAT00010041): protein MIKRSAKSVIAESYAMARGAPNGSLLDHQSLSRTITGLRRWSIINRELPATPQVRAIHVYDFDNTLFLSPLPNPQLWNGPSIGFLQAYESFANGGWWHDPNLLSATGDGIEKEEPRAWKGWWNERIVQLVELSMKQKDALTVLLTGRSEAGFSDIVKRIIDSRHLEFDIICLKPEVGPNGQRFPSTMDFKQNFLSDVVLTYTQADEIRVYEDRPKHVKGFRDFFETMNRNFQTMSGPDSRKPINAEVIQVAEGSAYLSPVIEAAEVQRMINSHNVATRNPALNVTKSPYGRLSIKRTTYFTGYLITNTDSDRLIRQILNPLLPHGLSDSNDLKYMANSILITPRPASRSILDKVGGIGKKLSWVVTGTGVFENKVWAARLQPVPSTEKYHTENRVPFVVLAVRKGARPVDASKIHNWHPVPSDKAIGIESVVGEKVVLRIEEDGQADDQFMNRSSKRRIQQERDDDILYPGQSNPEGPQGRQNHNHRGNNRHAHDDGHRRGGYRGRGRGAGPRGRGNSRGGGRGRTRGRDTGHPAYYKSLDDQSGHEASGGGYDDRPGQSVMNY from the exons ATGATCAAGAGGTCTGCCAAGTCAGTTATCGCTGAAAGCTACGCAATGGCGCGCGGAGCACCAAATGGGTCTCTCCTGGACCATCAATCTTTATCGCGGACTATTACAGGATTGCGGCGATGGTCTATCATTAACAGAGAGTTGCCGG CTACGCCACAGGTGAGGGCGATTCACGTTTACGACTTCGACAACACAT TATTCTTAAGTCCGCTTCCAAACCCACAGCTATGGAACGGCCCGAGTATCGGATTTCTACAAGCCTACGAGAGCTTTGCGAATGGAGGATGGTGGCACGACCCGAATCTTCTGTCTGCTACCGGTGACGGcatagagaaggaagagcctCGCGCCTGGAAGGGTTGGTGGAACGAACGGATT GTGCAATTAGTGGAGCTGAGCATGAAGCAGAAAGATGCGCTTACGGTGCTCTTGACTGGCCGGTCTGAAGCCGGATTTTCGGACATCGTCAAGCGCATTATCGATAGCAGGCATCTCGAGTTTGATATCATATGCCTGAAGCCTGAGGTCGGGCCCAACGGCCAGCGGTTTCCATCGACTATGGATTTCAAGCAGAATTTCCTTTCAGATGTTGTTCTCACCTATACACAGGCCGACGAGATTCGTGTCTACGAAGATCGTCCAAAGCA TGTCAAGGGATTTCGGGACTTCTTCGAGACGATGAACCGGAACTTCCAGACCATGAGCGGCCCTGATTCACGAAAGCCAATTAACGCAGAGGTTATCCAGGTAGCTGAAGGGTCTGCGTACCTGTCCCCCGTAATTGAAGCTGCCGAAGTGCAGCGAATGATCAACTCGCATAACGTTGCTACCCGCAACCCGGCGCTGAATGTGACCAAATCGCCTTATGGTCGGCTAAGCATCAAGCGTACCACTTACTTCACTGGCTATCTTATCACAAATACGGATTCCGACCGCCTAATCAGACAGATCTTGAACCCGTTGCTGCCCCACGGGCTTTCTGACTCAAATGACCTGAAGTATATGGCTAACAGTATTTTGATCACTCCACGGCCGGCGAGCCGGTCAATTCTGGACAAAGTCGGTGGTATCGGCAAAAAGCTGAGCTGGGTTGTTACCGGAACTGGCGTCTTTGAAAACAAAGTCTGGGCCGCCCGGCTGCAGCCAGTTCCTAGTACGGAAAAATACCACACTGAGAACAGGGTTCCATTTGTGGTTTTAGCAGTACGCAAAGGAGCTCGTCCTGTCGATGCTTCAAAGATTCATAATTGGCACCCCGTTCCCAGTGATAAGGCTATTGGCATTGAGAGTGTGGTGGGCGAAAAGGTCGTCCTGCGCATTGAAGAGGACGGTCAAGCCGATGACCAGTTCATGAACAGGTCTAGCAAGAGACGTATCCAGCAGGAGCGGGACGATGATATTCTCTACCCAGGTCAAAGTAACCCTGAAGGGCCACAGGGACGCCAGAACCACAATCACCGCGGCAATAACCGTCATGCGCACGATGATGGGCATCGTCGTGGAGGATACCgcggccgtggccgtggcgCCGGTCCGCGCGGCCGAGGAAATTCCCGCGGAGGTGGCCGTGGTAGGACTCGCGGTCGTGATACGGGCCATCCGGCGTACTATAAGTCCCTTGATGACCAGTCTGGACATGAAGCAAGTGGTGGCGGTTACGACGACAGACCAGGACAGAGTGTCATGAACTATTAG
- a CDS encoding putative carboxylesterase (transcript_id=CADANIAT00010042) has protein sequence MKIRLLVVAVFIVNNHAGAILLGPMGQHELRDACEEFGETMISLSTVMEYKEDFQRLFSYYFYTNNQTETAEHKSGRFYVRDGVLSVEDGENQLDHYPFPSRNIPLPVLCTQTSNDDKQRRGRTVQQQLIRVNSENNMYVGYRNQKSFRFLGIPYADAPTRFSYAKPYSEKFRTIKATEYGSSCAQVAGGSEDCLYLNIQTPYIPKKNSTAGLRPVLFWIHGGNFVAGAGSDPATDGGNLASREDVVVVTFNYRLSTLGFLAVPGTDIQGNQGIADQILALEVVLYRNWNVDSGSADLVKEQVLGAIAMSDVRNGAGIKYEHREASYSSYLSVSESYQTAGQKILFEAGCNQDTTEQQISCLRDLPASTLVNLPTIAHHIVQDGKYINTTDLNLSERHAGTAHVPVIFGNVADEGASFIPFSNNIESELEGIQEFLNISTTQALKIIDSNLFPSPNTGNITLDSFAVAQRIATDIKIRCINQAALYAGVSTGVFKPSYYYQVQRTIGGTDPNNLGGPPSSSEYPLGDPDLFYFRLHGSDLPFVFGNLDAARDPLDLFAAQLISSYFAEFVRSGQPNPDANYLAARGYERTLEAVQAFGPWEPVRNSSGPIHMLDFPSEKTPFQSLKQCEFLGLPITSYLD, from the exons ATGAAAATTCGCCTTCTTGTGGTAGCTGTCTTTATTGTCAAT AATCATGCTGGGGCGATTTTGCTTGGTCCTATGGGACAGCATGAACTTCGCGATGCATGCGAAGAGTTCGGGGAGACCATGATCTCCCTTTCCACAGTCATGGAGTACAAAGAGGACTTTCAACGCTTGTTCTCGTATTATTTCTACACTAACAACCAGACCGAAACGGCCGAACACAAATCTGGGCGATTCTACGTCCGAGATGGGGTGCTATCTGTTGAGGATGGTGAGAATCAACTTGATCACTAtcctttcccttctcgaAATATTCCGCTTCCTGTCTTGTGCACACAGACCAGTAATGACGACAAACAAAGACGAGGGAGGACCGTGCAGCAGCAACTGATTCGAGTCAACTCGGAGAACAACATGTACGTAGGATACCGGAACCAAAAATCATTTCGTTTCTTAGGGATCCCATACGCGGATGCTCCAACTCGGTTTTCTTATGCGAAGCCATACTCTGAAAAGTTCCGCACAATCAAGGCTACGGAGTATGGGTCCAGTTGTGCCCAGGTTGCCGGTGGCAGCGAGGACTGCCTGTACCTCAACATCCAAACGCCATATATCCCGAAGAAGAACTCTACAGCTGGCCTACGGCCAGTTCTTTTCTGGATCCACGGTGGTAATTTcgttgctggcgctggttctGACCCTGCGACGGACGGTGGCAATTTAGCCTCACGAGAAGACGTGGTTGTCGTGACATTCAATTATCGACTCTCGACGTTGGGCTTTTTAGCGGTGCCAGGGACAGACATCCAAGGAAACCAAGGGATCGCTGATCAGATCCTTGCTCTTGAGGTAGTTCTATACAGGAACTGGAACGTGGATTCAGGCAGTGCTGAT CTGGTGAAGGAGCAGGTGCTAG GCGCCATTGCGATGTCGGACGTGAGAAATGGCGCTGGCATTAAGTACGAACATCGTGAAGCGTCATATAGCTCATACCTGAGCGTCTCAGAATCATATCAAACAGCCGGCCAGAAAATATTATTCGAAGCTGGCTGTAATCAGGACACGACTGAGCAGCAGATATCATGCTTGAGGGACCTTCCTGCGTCTACTCTTGTCAATTTGCCAACGATTGCACACCACATCGTTCAGGACGGGAAATATATCAATACAACAGACCTAAACCTCAGTGAGAGACATGCAGGCACCGCTCACGTCCCGGTTATATTCGGAAATGTCGCCGACGAAGGTGCATCATTCATCCCTTTCTCCAATAACATCGAGTCTGAGCTCGAGGGTATCCAAGAATTTTTGAATATCAGCACCACCCAGGCCCTCAAAATCATCGATTCAAACCTGTTCCCCAGTCCCAACACAGGTAATATAACCTTGGATTCTTTCGCTGTTGCCCAACGCATAGCGACAGACATTAAAATCCGGTGTATAAACCAAGCCGCCCTATATGCAGGTGTATCCACCGGCGTTTTCAAACCATCATACTACTATCAGGTGCAGCGAACAATTGGCGGCACCGACCCAAATAACCTCGGCGGACCaccatcatcgtctgagTATCCACTCGGAGATCCAGACCTTTTCTATTTCCGTCTTCACGGTTCAGACCTACCTTTTGTCTTTGGCAATCTCGATGCTGCTCGAGATCCTCTAGACCTCTTCGCTGCACAGCTCATATCATCCTATTTCGCTGAGTTCGTACGCTCCGGACAGCCCAATCCTGACGCAAACTACCTGGCTGCCCGCGGCTATGAAAGAACACTAGAAGCTGTTCAAGCCTTTGGCCCATGGGAGCCGGTGCGCAACTCCAGCGGCCCTATCCACATGCTTGACTTCCCTAGTGAGAAGACGCCATTTCAAAGCTTGAAACAGTGCGAGTTCTTAGGGCTTCCGATTACATCTTATCTTGATTAA
- a CDS encoding protein figA (transcript_id=CADANIAT00010043): MPRFAGGFARFITMVGYHHVLMIIIAIIIILLSNSHNHSALLLAGCSSSSPQMPTIFLISMYYERYDPIFDLAQVDPGVVTATANIVGGAQLEVRVGYFGICVQPDGGSYICNNNATALAEILTLDQDPLNLVWVASTFKDAVVFPYLIIIAIILAFICFIILATFPGWHEGTDATGSEVEYKPFPSRPVSQVALALIFVAAVFVLVSVLWQHTASVGASTIAQDLGNGSVKSGVGTSAMVLGWFGFALMVVVTIGLLFMILNLRLLRQLTDDEP; the protein is encoded by the exons ATGCCGAGATTCGCGGGCGGCTTCGCCC GCTTCATTACGATGGTCGGATATCACCACGTGCTGATGATTATCAttgctattattatcatcctTCTCT CTAACTCACATAACCACTCAGCGCTGCTGCTCGCAGGatgctcttcatcatcgcctcAAATGCCAACAATTTTCCTGATCTCTATGTACTATGAGCGCTACGACCCAATATTTGACCTCGCGCAGGTCGACCCTGGAGTTGTTACCGCTACAGCAAACATCGTTGGAGGTGCTCAGCTGGAGGTTCGCGTAGGATATTTTGGCATTTGTGTCCAACCAGACGGTGGATCTTACATCTGCAATAACAACGCAACCGCACTTGCAGAGATCCTAACTCTCGATCAAGACCCGCTAAATCTCGTCTGGGTTGCATCAACGTTCAAGGATGCAGTCGTTTTCCCGTACCTGAT AATTATTGCCATTATCCTTGCTTTTATCTGCTTTATTATCCTTGCCACTTTCCCTGGCTGGCACGAAGGAACCGATGCGACTGGCTCCGAAGTTGAATATAAGCCGTTTCCTTCCCGCCCTGTATCCCAGGTCGCGCTGGCCTTGATCTTCGTGGCAGCAGTTTTCGTGCTGGTATCAGTTCTGTGGCAGCATACGGCATCTGTGGGCGCAAGCACGATAGCTCAAGATTTGGGGAACGGGAGTGTTAAGAGCGGCGTCGGGACTTCCGCGATGGTCTTGGGTTGGTTTGGATTCGCCTTGATGGTGGTCGTGACGATCGGACTGCTATTCATGATTCTAAATTTGCGGTTGTTAAGGCAACTGACTGACGATGAGCCCTAG